The stretch of DNA TATCAAAAAGATATTTTTGAAAGAACATATGCAGAGTATATTAGAGGATTAGGTTTTTACGCTGTGAAATATATTGATGGTTTTGGACCAAAAAAAGTGTGTCTACAGGCATTAAATAATTCGCCGATGGGGATAATTAAATCAACAATATATTTTGATTTTAATTTAAAAAAAGATATTCGAATAACTTTAAATACATTAAAACAAGTAGATTATGATTGTATTAATGATTTAAAAGTTATTGCGAATAGTATTCAATGTTATTAATTAATTTTACATTTGTGTTAGTTGAATATATAATTCTGGATCAATAGACCTTGCTATATTCCTACATTGTTCCGCTTGAACATGGTCACCTATAAGGTCATAGTTCTTACCCATCCAATACCATGCGAACATATTATTCTCATCAATAGATAAAACTTGCTCAAAAGTCATTATTGCCATTTGACAATTACCCATTCTTCCATAGATAAATGCTTTATCATTTAATAGTTCTATATCATATGGATTTATACTGCTTGCTTTTTCGAAATAAGTTAATGCAGCATTATGATAGTTATCTTGTTCAACAGAACCATCTTCAGCAGCAAAACATAATTCCATAGAACATTTTCCTTTCATTTTCCAAGCATCAAAATCATTTGGATTTATTGCTAATGCTTTATCATAGCATTCAATAGCATTTTCATATTCTTCTTTGTCAATATAAACATTTCCTTTAGTTATTAACATGTCTAAAGTATATTCTGGTTTAATTTCCATTACCTTATCCAAACATTTTATTGATTCGTCGTAATCCTTTAAAATAAAACACATATAAGATTTTTTTGTCCATAATTCATCATCATTAGGATTTGACTCTATTCCTTTTTCATAAAAATACAATGCGGTTTCATATTCTTCATCTAATTGATAATCATTAGCTATACGTTTTATTGTTTCAGCATCATTATTCTCTATTTCAAGCAGTTTACAAAAATGTTCTTTTGATTCTTCTATATTTCCTAAACCTTGATCTCCCCAACCTAATAATTTATATGCTTGTGGATTTTTTGAATCTATATTCCTTATTGCCTCACCACATTTTTTAGCTTCATTATAATTTTTTAAAGCCATGAATGAAAGTCCTCTGTTATACCAATAATCAATATTTTCAGGTTCAAAAACAAATAGTTCATCAGTAGTTTTAATAATCTTTTCATTGTCTTCCATTATCACTGCTGTTGAAAATTTAAACTCCAACATTTCTTTATCATTTGTAATTGTTGTATATTTGTCTAAATATTCATATGTCTCTCTATAATTGTTCATGCATGAATATTCCAGAGCAATACTTTTTAACAATTCCGGGTCATCTGGATCGATTTCTAAAGCTTTTTTATACTCTTGTATTGCTTTAAAATGATTTCCACTATTAGAACTAGACAATGCTTTTTTAATAAATTTTAGTTTTTTTTCTTCAGGACTTTTACTAAATAATCCCATAATAACACCCTTGTAATTAGTATTTAAATATTTGATTATAATCTGTATTAAACATATGTGAATTGTTCTTATTTTAATTTAATACATTAGACATTAACATTAACGCCAACGGTTTCATGAATCAATCTTGCTTTACCCTGCGATATATATGCAAGGAGTTCAGAAAGTTAGTTTTTAATAACTAACCCTCGACATCAAAATAAAAATGAATTAACACAGAAATAACATACTATTATACATATTTTAATATTAGTTTAGATATAACAATTATGTATGTCAGAGTTGAATATTGAAGTTTTAAAAGAAATTGTTGAAAAATTACCTAATGATTTTATAGTTGAATTTAAAGATAGAAACGGTTCTACTGTTACTGTATCTGATGATATTAATGTTAAAATATCTGAAAAGAAATTAGTATTGAGAACATACTAAAATATTTGTTAATTTTTAAATAAAAAAGAAAAAGAGTTAACATTAACGTTAACTACTATACAAATCTGTGAATATCCAGGATGGATCATAAGCTATAAGATATCCATCTTCACACCAAATTGATCTAACATTTCCTGAAGTTGTATCTGCTACTGCTGCAGGATCACGATTAATCCAATTACCTCCAGTATGTTTTTTATGCTTTAATCTTAATCTGATATGGCCTGTTCCACTTACCCGGCATTTAACGTGGACAAATTGTACATCATATCCTAATGATTTAGCTATTCTATAATAGACTTGTCCCCAGTCTACACAATTGGAACCTTTTCCGGCTTTGGCATCATTGATTGTTTTCTTGTCTGTTTTTTGTGAATCAAAGTATTTACTATATAATTTCTTCTTTGCTATAATAGCTAATGCTTCATCTATTGTATTTCCTTTGAAGTTAAATACATTGATAAACAACTTCATTGTGGAATCTTTGTAATCTGGAAGTTTGGACATCCTGTATACAATAGCTGGAAGTCTTTTATTTGCTCTAATGTAGGCTTCTGTCCTTATGGCCATATCTACATATTCAGCTTTATCAATTTGTTCTCCGTTCTTTAATGTTACATAGTTTGGAAGGAAATCTAATGACTTGTTATCTTTGATTAAGGCCATTGTATACATTGATACCAGTTTATCGTTTCCTAATTTCTTTGCTTTCTTTTCTATATCGTTACAACTACCTTTTAATGTTAATATTTGGTAATGGTCACGTTTCTTATATTTCTTTTTGTTTTGGAGTAGCCAGTATGCTATGGAATTCATAGCTTGGCAGAAGTTTGTCCAACTAATAGATTTATTATCTGACATATTATATTATTTATATAAACAAGATAATAAATTTGTTGGAATGTATGGTGAAAGATAAAGAATCTGCAGAGTATAATGAAAATAGTGGTGGAAAAACACTACAGAAACTTTTATAATATCTATTCTTTATCTTCCACGGATTCTAGTATTTCATTCATCAATTTAACAGTGTCAATATTATTTTCAGCACCCACTTCATATTCAATAATAGAGCCAACTATTTTATCCAGTGATCTGTCTTGAATAGCGGATACGACTCTTAATTTTTTGTGAGTTTCAAAATCTACTTTAACATTAATTCTTTTTCTTGGATTTCCTTTATCCAAAAGCTTATCGTTGATATCATAAGCGGTATTGTCAATGTCTACTCGTTTTAGCCACCCATATATTTTTTCGGAATTATCAAATGACATTTTAACATATTTAACAATGTCCAAATCAGATATTTTATCACCTATGATTGCTGTAGCTACTTTTTCTATAGTAGTGTCTTTTGATGCAGCTATTACCTTTAATGCCCTATGAGTATTCGGGAATATCTTGACTGTTATTTGCTTTTTAGGAAGCTCCCCCATTTCATCAAGGAAATCTTCACGCACTTGTCTCATTTTGTTTTCACGTTCCACTTGCTTTTGAATTAACTCATCAAATTTATCATCTGTCATTTTAATACCTCCTTCTTAACTAATTATGTAATTACATTTTATATGTACTTACATATAGTATGTTTTTATAAGTATATAAACATTATCATTGAATTAAAAATATGCCGTCCAACTCTCTTGGACATGTTGCGACGAACGAAGTGAGTCGCAATAGGTATATAGGGAGAAAATAAGTTGTAGTTTCGTTTATTTCTACATTAATATTAACAATTGCATCTCCGTTAATGAAATTATAATATTTTAAAAGTTGGTGGATTCTATGTTTCAGGTTAAATAATTTTAAAGTCCAATCAATAGCTATTAATTTAATGAACTCACATTAACATTAACGGAAGGGTTTTCACAATTCAATTCTGATTTTAAACTGTGATATATATGAAATAGTTTTTAAAAATAGGTTTTTAATAGCTAATGGTTACCGTTAATGTCAGTTAATATTTATCAATGTCTCTGTTGTGAATCCACTCACGGTGTTTTCCAATAGCTACACTAACAATAACATCAATGAGATCCACTTCATCAGTCTGTTTGAAATAATAATAAGCTGGCCCTTCCAACATTTGTCTTAAATCATAGAATGGCCTAGGTTTAACCGCATTAGGATTCATCAATCCGTAATTCTTTAATATCTTTATATTATCTGTTTCGTATTTCTCCAGCTTAGCTTTCTGAACTTTACTTGCTACTGTCTTTTCTTTTTTGTCAAATATCATAGCTATCTGTGATGAATCAATTAATACGCTGGATTCAATTAACAGCAGGTTTATTTCTTTACCTTTGACTGTTATTGTTGTTACATATGAATTTTCATTATCTAGAAATAATTTCATTTTATAGCCTCATTTATATATTATAGCTACTTTGTTAAATATTTTTTTTAAAATCATGGTGTTATGCAATAACAAAAGTTTTATGAATTGTATGTAATATATGTTAATTAGGTGACAGTATGGAAAAACAGATTGACTTGAGAAAACTTGTTAAAAGGATAAATAATACTTATATCCACTTTAATGTAGGATTTAATAATGATGGATCTACATGGCCAATAACTGATAATTTATATTATATTAAAGAAGCATTGAATAAATATTGTAAATCATATTTTCAACTTGGATTTTTTGTCTATAATGCTGATTCTGATGAACCCTGTTTTATATTTGATGATCCGAGTTTTATCAAAGGAATTGTAGGTAGAAACCCAAATGCAACTCCGCCAACATCAGTTGCATCACAAAATTTGAATGATGAATATTATGACAGATATAAAGGTTATATGGGAGGATATGGAATTTATCTTGATAAGGATTTAAATGTAGACTATGCATATACATTAAAAACTCAAACATCTGACGATAGGATTTATTTAACACATCATGATTTTAAAGATGCAATTGATGGAGATATAATTAAAGAACATATATTTTCATTAATAGATAATGCAGATATTCGAACAAGTAGTGTAAGCGAAGGATATGATAAAGAAGTGAGTTTGACAAAATTAGTTGATCTTAAAACTGAGATATTATGTTTCGTAAATGACAAATGTTTTGATATCAGACAAGAAAAGGAAATTTTAAAGGAATTAAATAAAGAAAGAACTCCTTATTGGAGGCGAATTTATAGCATTTTAAATATGGTTTTGAATAATGGAGGAAAATTATATTTTGAATTAGAAGAAGATGAAGGTATTTTTGTTATTAGAAAGAATCCTGATAAAGATGTTTCACAAGTTGGAATATACTCTCCTGAGGACGGAGAAGTTTTACTTGATAAAGAAAGTGATGAAGACATTTACATTAATACTCTTGAATTCAAACCAAAATATACCAGTATGGATGATGTCAATCTAGAACTTAAAGATAAAAAAATAAACTTAGATAGCACTATGGCTCGTGTGAGTATGCCTGATTTTTACGCTGGACCCACTGTTGAGAGTGAATATGATGGTATATACATACACACTGTATATGCACATAAAGGGTCTGTTGGCGGTGCGATTTATGAATATGAAATCGATGACGATGACTTTGTAACTGTTGGAATACAATCTGGTTTAGGGGATTATAATTTAAGATTAAGTCCACAATGTTACACTGGAGATGAAGCTGGAGATTATGGAATTGAGGTTGATGATGATGGTACAGTTTACTTATGTGAAAATACGGGAGGTATGTTTGG from Methanobrevibacter sp. YE315 encodes:
- a CDS encoding tetratricopeptide repeat protein, with protein sequence MGLFSKSPEEKKLKFIKKALSSSNSGNHFKAIQEYKKALEIDPDDPELLKSIALEYSCMNNYRETYEYLDKYTTITNDKEMLEFKFSTAVIMEDNEKIIKTTDELFVFEPENIDYWYNRGLSFMALKNYNEAKKCGEAIRNIDSKNPQAYKLLGWGDQGLGNIEESKEHFCKLLEIENNDAETIKRIANDYQLDEEYETALYFYEKGIESNPNDDELWTKKSYMCFILKDYDESIKCLDKVMEIKPEYTLDMLITKGNVYIDKEEYENAIECYDKALAINPNDFDAWKMKGKCSMELCFAAEDGSVEQDNYHNAALTYFEKASSINPYDIELLNDKAFIYGRMGNCQMAIMTFEQVLSIDENNMFAWYWMGKNYDLIGDHVQAEQCRNIARSIDPELYIQLTQM
- a CDS encoding pseudomurein-binding repeat-containing protein, coding for MSDNKSISWTNFCQAMNSIAYWLLQNKKKYKKRDHYQILTLKGSCNDIEKKAKKLGNDKLVSMYTMALIKDNKSLDFLPNYVTLKNGEQIDKAEYVDMAIRTEAYIRANKRLPAIVYRMSKLPDYKDSTMKLFINVFNFKGNTIDEALAIIAKKKLYSKYFDSQKTDKKTINDAKAGKGSNCVDWGQVYYRIAKSLGYDVQFVHVKCRVSGTGHIRLRLKHKKHTGGNWINRDPAAVADTTSGNVRSIWCEDGYLIAYDPSWIFTDLYSS
- a CDS encoding zinc ribbon domain-containing protein, producing the protein MEKQIDLRKLVKRINNTYIHFNVGFNNDGSTWPITDNLYYIKEALNKYCKSYFQLGFFVYNADSDEPCFIFDDPSFIKGIVGRNPNATPPTSVASQNLNDEYYDRYKGYMGGYGIYLDKDLNVDYAYTLKTQTSDDRIYLTHHDFKDAIDGDIIKEHIFSLIDNADIRTSSVSEGYDKEVSLTKLVDLKTEILCFVNDKCFDIRQEKEILKELNKERTPYWRRIYSILNMVLNNGGKLYFELEEDEGIFVIRKNPDKDVSQVGIYSPEDGEVLLDKESDEDIYINTLEFKPKYTSMDDVNLELKDKKINLDSTMARVSMPDFYAGPTVESEYDGIYIHTVYAHKGSVGGAIYEYEIDDDDFVTVGIQSGLGDYNLRLSPQCYTGDEAGDYGIEVDDDGTVYLCENTGGMFGGVRRIRDLSEPLNAFVVEILMNTIVFEDPLLDEGVMYCPDCGEDYHNGEESCPDCGTELVTKFEMDMLEYKNFMIY